CGTTGGTCTTAATCATGTTACCATTGGCAAAATACTATCAAGTACCGTTTTTTTTGTTACTTTAATTGGATTAGCACAACCTCTAATCACCAAAAATATTCTTAAAAATGAACTGTGGGCAACAGATTTTTTTCTGTTTATTTTTATTATCTTAATCTTTCTTTTTTCCATAGTTTCTTTTATTTTCTTATACCATGCTAGGGTAAAATTATGGCGTGGAATTTTCGCCACTTTAAGCGGTATGGGAATAGTTATTTTAGGAAGTCAAGAAGGAATATTTCGCCGTAGTAATGAATGGTATTGGTCTCATTATTACTATGGAATAACAATCTGTTTACTAATGATATTTTCTGTAGCGATTATTAATAATATTTATCGAGATAAATCTCAAAAATGGCGCAATATACATATTATTTTAAACTGTTTAGCATTACTTCTGTTTATCGGACAAGGCTTTACTGGTAGCAGAGACTTATTTGAAATCGGTTTATGGACGTCTCCGCCAAGTTGAGTTTCATTACTTTTTATATTAAGTCTTTCGCATGACAAATATAAGGGTAAAAATCATAATTGTTGTACCGTAATACAGGCATCTTGCCTGTATTTTTAGTTGGTTTCTATTGAATCTTTATAAACCAATAATTTTATCTAATCTCTATCTTAAATTCATCTTCTCCTCATTTTGACTCTTTTTAATAGACACAGAAGAAAAAATTATTAACTCAGGAGATTCGATCGTGTTTAAGAAATCCGCATCATTTTGGTTAACTCTTTCTCTCACTAGCCTTGTTATCCCTGTTTCTTTAGTGGCTAACAACTTGAGGGTTTCAGCCTTAGAAAATAATACTGTTATTGCTCAAGCTAACCCTTGTGCTGGTAAAAATCCCTGTGCTAGTAACAATCCTTGTGCTGGTAAAAACCCTTGTGCTGGTAAAAACCCTTGTGCTGGTAACAATCCTTGTGCTGGTAAATCTGCTAGAAATGTAGGTGGTCCTTTAGCTAAAGAATTACAAGGAAAACCCGTTGTTGTCGATATTTACGCTAGTTGGTGTCCTGCCTGTAAAAATATAGCACCTACTTTATCTCAATTGAAAAAACAATATGGGAATAAAGCCCATTTCGTTGTATTTGACGTTAGCGATAAAGCTAAAGCTCGTCAAGCAGAAGCAAGGGCAAAACAATTGGGTTTAGAAGACTTTTTCAACGCTAATAAGTCTCAGACAGGTAGTGTTACCATCGTTGATCCTAAAACCGGAGATATTCTCAGTCAGTATCGCAACAATAATAAACTAAGTGATTATACGTCCGTACTCAATACAGCTATTTCTCAAAAATAAGTGAATGGTGAGTATTATCATCTCAATCACATTCCTCCGAAAATTTTAATCAAAAAAATTCAATTCAAAAATCTTAGTACTGTTGTTCAAAGTCTGAGGAATTTTGTCAAAAACGTATCTCAGACTTTTTCCAATACATCTTAAAGCCCATGAAAATTAGATTTTTTTCCTTTGTATCTATAGTTTCCCTTCTGAGTATCGCTAGTTTAACAGGGTGCGTCAATCCAAATGTCAGTCAAACTAATTCAGCAACTGAAACTCAAGAGATACAGAATAACCCCTGTGCTAGTAAAAACCCTTGCGCTGGTAAAAACCCTTGTGCTGGTAAAAACCCTTGTGCTGGTAAAAACCCTTGTGCTGGTAAAAACCCTTGTGCTGGTAAAAACCCTTGTGCTAGTAAAAACCCTTGTGCTGGTAAAGCCGGAACTGTGGGCGCATCCTTAGCTCAAGAATTACAAGGAAAGCCCGTTCTTGTTGATGTTTATGCTAGTTGGTGTCCCGCTTGTAAAAATATTGCTCTGACTCTTTCGCAACTAGAGAAAGATTATGCTGATAAGGTTCATTTTGTTGTCTTTGACATGAGTGATAAATCTACCACTGCTCAAGCTGAAGCTAAAGCTCAAGAATTAGGTTTAGCAAAATTTTTAGCAGAAAACAAAACTCAAACGGGAATGCTAACAATTATTGAACCATCTACTGGGGTAATTCTCGCTCAACATCGTAATAACCCGAATATTGAAGACTATCAAAGTGTTTTGGATAAAGCAATTAGTCAATAATTTTTTTACTTAGTATTAGACATCAACCAAATTTGGAAAAAGGAGGGCTGAAGCCCTTACTACAAAACCAGAAACGAATCTTTTTAACAGAATTCTATTGTCGTTTTAATTTTAGGAAGTTTTCTCATCATGACTCAAATTCAAAAAATTCCCCCTGATGGAAAGGAGAAAATCAAGTCTTCTCCTTCTCATAATACTAAAAAATTTCTCTTTTATCTCGGATTGGGTTTAATCGCCTTAATCGTCGTTCTCACTTTAGGCCCTGTGATTAGTCATCCCATTGAGAAACTTATTTCTTTGGTGGAAAATCGTTATCAAGAATGGTTTGAGCAACAGGATACCGCTAATCCTTTAATTTTAATCACCCTTGCTTTTCTTGGTGGTTTGATTGCTAGTGTTTCTCCTTGTATCCTTGCCTTACTCCCCGTTAACCTCAGTTATATCGGTACTTTGAAAATTAAATCCCGTTGGGATGCTTTTAAAAAAGCTGGTTTATTTGTACTAGGCTCGGTAGTAATTTTAAGTTTATTCGGTTTAGTTTCCTCCTTTGCCGGGGCGGTAATGGTGGAATATCGAGGCTATATTAACATCGTTGTCGGTTTAATTATGGCAGTAATGGGCTTATGGTTATTGGG
This is a stretch of genomic DNA from Cyanobacterium aponinum PCC 10605. It encodes these proteins:
- a CDS encoding DUF4079 domain-containing protein; its protein translation is MTLEQFSLLIHPFFVIVTVFPLLGIVFYFAWETFQRHLQIKRGEKSKIPPSVGLNHVTIGKILSSTVFFVTLIGLAQPLITKNILKNELWATDFFLFIFIILIFLFSIVSFIFLYHARVKLWRGIFATLSGMGIVILGSQEGIFRRSNEWYWSHYYYGITICLLMIFSVAIINNIYRDKSQKWRNIHIILNCLALLLFIGQGFTGSRDLFEIGLWTSPPS
- a CDS encoding TlpA family protein disulfide reductase, giving the protein MFKKSASFWLTLSLTSLVIPVSLVANNLRVSALENNTVIAQANPCAGKNPCASNNPCAGKNPCAGKNPCAGNNPCAGKSARNVGGPLAKELQGKPVVVDIYASWCPACKNIAPTLSQLKKQYGNKAHFVVFDVSDKAKARQAEARAKQLGLEDFFNANKSQTGSVTIVDPKTGDILSQYRNNNKLSDYTSVLNTAISQK
- a CDS encoding TlpA family protein disulfide reductase, which codes for MKIRFFSFVSIVSLLSIASLTGCVNPNVSQTNSATETQEIQNNPCASKNPCAGKNPCAGKNPCAGKNPCAGKNPCAGKNPCASKNPCAGKAGTVGASLAQELQGKPVLVDVYASWCPACKNIALTLSQLEKDYADKVHFVVFDMSDKSTTAQAEAKAQELGLAKFLAENKTQTGMLTIIEPSTGVILAQHRNNPNIEDYQSVLDKAISQ
- a CDS encoding cytochrome c biogenesis CcdA family protein — protein: MTQIQKIPPDGKEKIKSSPSHNTKKFLFYLGLGLIALIVVLTLGPVISHPIEKLISLVENRYQEWFEQQDTANPLILITLAFLGGLIASVSPCILALLPVNLSYIGTLKIKSRWDAFKKAGLFVLGSVVILSLFGLVSSFAGAVMVEYRGYINIVVGLIMAVMGLWLLGVIKINLPETELNLPKAGPFGVGLTFALVSSPCASPVLFAVLAAAAATGSQVLATLTMVSYALGYTMLIFLASLFTGLAKQSNNLLKHSEGIIRFGSVALLMTGAYYLFTGTKWFFGG